The Zalophus californianus isolate mZalCal1 chromosome X, mZalCal1.pri.v2, whole genome shotgun sequence genome window below encodes:
- the ZNF275 gene encoding zinc finger protein 275 has protein sequence MGEDAQPQEMASTSSPRAGEPSPEVKQNRDSERRGGSLQNLPMEHHFACKECGDAFRLKVLLVQHQRIHSEEKGWECGDCGQVFRGVSEFNEHRKGHVAAEPQPGPSRAPEDALEKREQMEREAKPFECEECGKRFKKNAGLSQHLRVHSREKPFDCEECGRSFKVSTHLFRHQKLHTSEKPFACRACGREFLDRQELLKHQRVHTGHLPFDCDDCGKSFRGVNGLAEHQRIHSGAKPYGCPHCGKLFRRSSELTKHRRIHTGEKPYECGQCGKAFRQSSSLLEHQRIHTGERPYGCGDCGKAFRGPSDLIKHRRIHSGLKPYECDKCGKAFRRSSGLSRHRRTHSGARRCECSACGRVFKRRSALQKHQPTHHD, from the coding sequence ATGGGTGAAGACGCTCAGCCACAGGAGATGGCATCCACCAGCTCCCCGCGGGCCGGGGAGCCCAGCCCCGAGGTCAAACAGAACAGGGACTCTGAGCGGAGGGGGGGGAGCCTTCAGAATCTGCCTATGGAACATCACTTCGCGTGTAAAGAGTGCGGGGATGCCTTTCGGCTTAAGGTCCTCCTCGTGCAGCACCAGAGAATTCACAGTGAGGAGAAGGGCTGGGAGTGTGGTGATTGCGGGCAGGTCTTCAGGGGGGTCTCGGAGTTCAATGAGCACCGGAAGGGCCATGTGGCCGCAGAGCCCCAGCCCGGCCCCAGCCGAGCCCCGGAAGATGCTCTGGAGAAGAGGGAGCAAATGGAGAGGGAGGCGAAGCCCTTCGAGTGTGAGGAATGTGGGAAGAGGTTTAAGAAGAACGCAGGCCTCAGTCAGCATCTGCGTGTCCACAGCAGAGAGAAGCCCTTTGACTGTGAGGAATGTGGGCGGTCCTTCAAAGTGAGCACCCACCTCTTTCGCCATCAGAAGCTGCACACGTCCGAAAAGCCGTTCGCCTGCAGGGCGTGTGGCCGGGAGTTCCTGGATCGCCAGGAGCTTCTCAAGCACCAGCGGGTGCACACCGGCCACCTGCCCTTCGACTGTGACGACTGCGGCAAGTCCTTCCGCGGCGTCAACGGCCTGGCCGAGCACCAGCGCATCCACAGCGGGGCCAAGCCGTACGGGTGCCCCCACTGCGGCAAGCTCTTCCGGAGGAGCTCGGAGCTCACCAAGCACCGCCGCAtccacacgggcgagaagccGTACGAGTGCGGCCAGTGCGGGAAGGCGTTCCGGCAGAGCTCCAGCCTCCTGGAGCACCAGCGCATCCACACCGGTGAGCGGCCCTACGGCTGTGGCGACTGCGGCAAGGCCTTCCGCGGGCCGTCCGACCTCATTAAGCACCGGCGCATCCACAGCGGACTGAAGCCCTACGAGTGTGACAAATGCGGGAAGGCCTTCCGGAGGAGCTCGGGCCTGAGTCGCCATCGGAGGACCCACAGCGGAGCGAGGCGCTGCGAGTGCAGCGCGTGTGGCCGCGTGTTCAAGAGGCGCTCGGCGCTGCAGAAGCATCAGCCGACCCACCACGACTAG